The window CCCAGCGGTGCAGCCCGTGCTCCACGTACGCGTCGAGCCAGCCCGCCGCCACCGCGCACAGGTCCAGCGACGCCGCTCCGTTGCGCCGGATGTCCCGGACGCGCCCCAGCAGCTCCGCCGCGAAGCGCGACTGCCGCGCCCGCCGCTCCGCCGAGTACGCGAAACCGGTCCCGACCAGCGTCAGCTCCAGCCGCGCGGGTGCCGACACCGCCAGCCGGCGGCCGTCCAGGAACGCCCCCTGCCCGCGCGCGGCCGACCAGACGCGGCCACTGGCGGGTTCCACCACCGCGCCGGCCACCGACTCGCCGCCGACCTGCGCGGCGACCGAGACCCCGAACCACGGCAGCCCGTAGAGGAAGTTGACCGTCCCGTCGATCGGGTCGACGACCCAGGTCACGCCGTCGCCGGCCGTGCCGCCGCCCTCCTCGCCCAGCACGGGCTCCCCCGGCCGCAGGGCAGCCAGCCGATCCCGCACCAGCCGCTCCGACTCGTGGTCCACCGCGGTCACCACGTCGGTGTCCGCCGACTTGGTGTCCACGGCCACCGAGCGCCCCCGCGCCATCCCCTCCCAGGCCTCGCGGACCAGCTCGGCGGCGTCCGTCGCGACCTGCACCGCGACGCTTTTCAGCAACGACTCGTCAACTCCCACGTCCGACATGTCACCACATCCGGTTAAAGTCTCCGAGGCAGGCTTCTGAATCGTGCGAGAAGGGACCACGTCCGTGGTGGAGGCGACCCGCCGAGGTTTCGGCATCGACATCGGCGGCAGCGGGATCAAGGGCGCCTTGGTCGACCTGGACAAGGGGCAGCTCATCGGCGACCGGATCCGGATCGAGACGCCGAAGCCGTCCACCCCCTCGGCGGTGGCGGACGTCGTGCACGACGTCGTGACGCAGGCGGCCTGGGACGGCCCGGTCGGCGTGACGCTCCCGGCGGTCGTCAAGAAGGGCGTCGCGCACACCGCGGCCAACATCGACAAGCAGTGGATCGGCACCGACGCCGACGCCCTCTTCGCCAAGCGCCTCGGCCGCGGCGTCGACCAGATCGCGATGCTCAACGACGCCGACGCGGCGGGCATGGCGGAGATCCGCTTCGGCGACCCCGTCGCGCGCAAGGGCGTCACCGCGCTGCTCACCTTCGGCACCGGCATCGGCAGCGCGGTGTTCCAGGACGGCAAGCTCGTCCCGAACACCGAGTTCGGCCACCTGGAGATCGACGGCCACGACGCGGAGAAGCGCGCGGCCGCCTCGGTGAAGGACAACGAGGGCCTCTCCTACCCCGAATGGGCCAAGCGCGTGCACCGTTATCTGACCGTGCTCGAAAACCTGATCTGGCCCGACCTGTTCATCGTCGGCGGCGGGGTCAGCAAGAAGGCCGAGAAATGGGTGCCGCTGCTGGACATCCGCACTCCGGTACTGGTGGCCACGCTGCAGAACAACGCCGGGATCGTGGGTGCCGCGGCCGCCGCCAGCGAGGGCATCCAGCACTAGTCGCGGGGCCGATCCCGGCGCCGGGACGGGCCGGAGGGTGATCGCTTCGCGACGCATGCGCGTACCGTCGTTACAATGGAACACGGCCCACGGCTGCGGAGGCGAAAACCGCAGGCCGAGGCGTGATCCCCGAATGTGAGGCAGCAGTGGCACGCGTGCCGTTGCTCGTCATGATCGACCGCTGCGAAAGGGCGTAAGTGGCAGCCGCAAGAACCGCAACCCGAGGCGGGACGAAGACCGCGACCGCAGCCGGCGAGCCGGCCGAAGAGGCAGCCACCGGGACGGCGAAGCCGGCGGCCCGCAAGACCACCACGGCCAAGAAGGCTCCGGCGAAGAAGGCTCCGGCCAAGAAGCCGGCGACCAAGGGCGCGAAGACCGAAGACGGCGAGCCGGACGGCCCCGTCGAGATCGACGAAGCCGAGCTCGACACGCCCGACCTGTCGGACCTGGAAGAGGTCGAGGTCGACGTCGTCGACGAGACGGTCACCGACGAGCCGGACGCCGACTCGGCCGACGACGACGATGACGACGACGAGTCGGACGAGGAGACCCCGGCGCAGCGCCGCCGGGGCGCTGCCGCCGACAAGGCGGCCGCCGCCAAGAGCTCCGACAACCCGGACTTCGTCTGGGACGAGGAGGAGTCGGAGGCCCTGCGCCAGGCGCGCAAGGACGCCGAGCTCACCGCGTCGGCCGACTCCGTGCGTGCCTACCTCAAGCAGATCGGCAAGGTCGCGCTGCTGAACGCGGAGGAGGAGGTGGAGCTGGCCAAGCGCATCGAGGCCGGGCTCTACGCCGCCGAGCGCGTGCGCACCGCCGAGGAAGAGGGCGAGAAGCTCGTCACCCAGATGCGCCGCGATCTCAAGTGGATCGTGCGCGACGGCGAGCGCGCCAAGAACCACCTGCTGGAGGCGAACCTCCGGCTCGTGGTGTCGCTGGCCAAGCGCTACACCGGCCGCGGCATGGCGTTCCTGGACCTGATCCAGGAGGGCAACCTCGGCCTGATCCGCGCGGTGGAGAAGTTCGACTACACCAAGGGCTACAAGTTCTCGACGTACGCCACGTGGTGGATCCGCCAGGCGATCACCCGCGCGATGGCCGACCAGGCCCGCACCATCCGCATCCCGGTGCACATGGTCGAGGT of the Amycolatopsis sp. NBC_01488 genome contains:
- a CDS encoding inositol monophosphatase family protein; translated protein: MSDVGVDESLLKSVAVQVATDAAELVREAWEGMARGRSVAVDTKSADTDVVTAVDHESERLVRDRLAALRPGEPVLGEEGGGTAGDGVTWVVDPIDGTVNFLYGLPWFGVSVAAQVGGESVAGAVVEPASGRVWSAARGQGAFLDGRRLAVSAPARLELTLVGTGFAYSAERRARQSRFAAELLGRVRDIRRNGAASLDLCAVAAGWLDAYVEHGLHRWDWAAGALIAAEAGAEVHLPGSAPELGADATYAAAPSIAGPLRKVLADCGAADV
- a CDS encoding RNA polymerase sigma factor, which translates into the protein MAAARTATRGGTKTATAAGEPAEEAATGTAKPAARKTTTAKKAPAKKAPAKKPATKGAKTEDGEPDGPVEIDEAELDTPDLSDLEEVEVDVVDETVTDEPDADSADDDDDDDESDEETPAQRRRGAAADKAAAAKSSDNPDFVWDEEESEALRQARKDAELTASADSVRAYLKQIGKVALLNAEEEVELAKRIEAGLYAAERVRTAEEEGEKLVTQMRRDLKWIVRDGERAKNHLLEANLRLVVSLAKRYTGRGMAFLDLIQEGNLGLIRAVEKFDYTKGYKFSTYATWWIRQAITRAMADQARTIRIPVHMVEVINKLGRIQRELLQDLGREPTPEELAKEMDISPEKVLEIQQYAREPISLDQTIGDEGDSQLGDFIEDSEAVVAVDAVSFTLLQDQLQSVLQTLSEREAGVVRLRFGLTDGQPRTLDEIGQVYGVTRERIRQIESKTMSKLRHPSRSQVLRDYLD
- the ppgK gene encoding polyphosphate--glucose phosphotransferase, encoding MVEATRRGFGIDIGGSGIKGALVDLDKGQLIGDRIRIETPKPSTPSAVADVVHDVVTQAAWDGPVGVTLPAVVKKGVAHTAANIDKQWIGTDADALFAKRLGRGVDQIAMLNDADAAGMAEIRFGDPVARKGVTALLTFGTGIGSAVFQDGKLVPNTEFGHLEIDGHDAEKRAAASVKDNEGLSYPEWAKRVHRYLTVLENLIWPDLFIVGGGVSKKAEKWVPLLDIRTPVLVATLQNNAGIVGAAAAASEGIQH